In Budorcas taxicolor isolate Tak-1 chromosome 16, Takin1.1, whole genome shotgun sequence, the following are encoded in one genomic region:
- the HNRNPU gene encoding heterogeneous nuclear ribonucleoprotein U isoform X1: protein MSSSPVNVKKLKVSELKEELKKRRLSDKGLKAELMERLQAALDDEEAGGRPAMEPGNGSLDLGGDSAGRSGAGLEQEAAAGGDDDEEEEEEEEEGIAALDGDQMELGEENGAAGAADSGPMEEEEAASEDENGDDQGFQEGEDELGEEEEGAGDENGHGEQQPQPPAAPQQQPQQQRGAAKEAAGKSSGPTSLFAVTVAPPGARQGQQQAGGKKKAEGGGGGGRPGAPAAGDGKTEQKGGDKKRGVKRPREDHGRGYFEYIEENKYSRAKSPQPPVEEEDEHFDDTVVCLDTYNCDLHFKISRDRLSASSLTMESFAFLWAGGRASYGVSKGKVCFEMKVTEKIPVRHLYTKDIDIHEVRIGWSLTTSGMLLGEEEFSYGYSLKGIKTCNCETEDYGEKFDENDVITCFANFESDEVELSYAKNGQDLGIAFKISKEVLAGRPLFPHVLCHNCAVEFNFGQKEKPYFPIPEDYTFIQNVPLEDRVRGPKGPEEKKDCEVVMMIGLPGAGKTTWVTKHAAENPGKYNILGTNTIMDKMMVAGFKKQMADTGKLNTLLQRAPQCLGKFIEIAARKKRNFILDQTNVSAAAQRRKMCLFAGFQRKAVVVCPKDEDYKQRTQKKAEVEGKDLPEHAVLKMKGNFTLPEVAECFDEITYVELQKEEAQKLLEQYKEESKKALPPEKKQNTGSKKSNKNKSGKNQFNRGGGHRGRGGFNMRGGNFRGGAPGNRGGYNRRGSMPQRGGGGGGSGGIGYPYPRGPVFPSRGGYSNRGNYNRGGMPNRGNYNQNFRGRGNNRGYKNQSQGYNQWQQGQFWGQKPWSQHYHQGYY from the exons ATGAGTTCCTCGCCTGTTAATGTGAAAAAGCTGAAGGTGTCGGAGCTGAAGGAGGAGCTCAAGAAGCGGCGCCTGTCCGACAAGGGCCTCAAGGCCGAGCTCATGGAGCGTCTCCAGGCCGCGCTGGACGACGAGGAGGCCGGGGGCCGCCCCGCCATGGAGCCCGGGAACGGCAGCCTAGACCTGGGCGGGGATTCCGCCGGGCGCTCGGGAGCAGGCCTCGAGCAGGAGGCCGCGGCCGGCGGCGACGACgacgaggaggaagaggaggaggaggaggaagggatcgCCGCCTTGGATGGCGACCAGATGGAGCTCGGGGAGGAGAACGGCGCCGCGGGGGCGGCCGACTCGGGCCcgatggaggaggaagaggccgCCTCGGAGGACGAGAACGGCGACGACCAGGGCTTCCAGGAAGGGGAGGATGAGCTCGGCGAAGAGGAGGAAGGCGCGGGCGACGAGAACGGGCACGGGGAGCAGCAGCCTCAACCGCCGGCGGCGCCGCAGCAACAACCCCAGCAGCAGCGCGGGGCCGCCAAGGAGGCCGCGGGGAAGAGCAGCGGCCCCACGTCGCTGTTCGCGGTGACGGTGGCGCCGCCCGGGGCGAGGCAGGGCCAGCAGCAGGCGGGAGGTAAGAAGAAGGCGGAAGGCGGCGGAGGCGGCGGTCGCCCCGGGGCTCCGGCGGCGG GAGACggcaaaacagaacagaaaggcGGAGATAAAAAGAGAGGTGTTAAAAGACCTCGAGAAGATCATGGCCGTGGCTATTTTGAGTACATTGAAGAGAACAAGTATAGCAG AGCCAAATCTCCTCAGCCACCTGTTGAAGAAGAAGATGAACACTTCGACGACACAGTGGTTTGTCTTGATACTT ATAATTGtgatctacattttaaaatatcaagagaTCGCCTCAGTGCTTCTTCCCTTACCATGGagagttttgcttttctttgggctggaggaagggcaTCTTATGGTGTGTCAAAAGGCAAAGTCTGTTTTGAGATGAAG GTTACAGAGAAGATCCCAGTGAGGCATTTATATACGAAAGATATTGATATACATGAAGTTCGGATTGGGTGGTCACTAACCACAAGTGGAATGTTGCTTG GTGAAGAAGAATTTTCTTATGGGTATTCtctaaaaggaataaaaacatgCAACTGTGAGACTGAAGATTATGGAGAGAAGTTTGATGAAAATGATGTGATTACATGTTTTGCT AACTTTGAAAGTGATGAAGTAGAACTCTCTTATGCAAAGAATGGACAAGATCTTGGCATTGCCTTCAAAATCAGTAAGGAAGTTCTTGCTGGACGACCACTCTTCCCACATGTTCTGTGCCACAACTGTGCAGTTGAATTTAATTTTGGTCAGAAGGAAAAGCCATATTTTCCAATACCTGAAGACTATACTTTTATCCAGAATGTCCCCTTGGAGGATCGAGTTAGAGGACCAAAGGGGCCTGAAGAGAAGAAAGATTGTGAA GTGGTTATGATGATTGGCTTGCCAGGAGCTGGAAAAACTACCTGGGTTACTAAACATGCAGCAGAAAATCCTGGTAAATACAACATTCTTGGAACAAACACCATAATGGATAAAATGATG gtggcAGGTTTTAAGAAGCAAATGGCAGATACTGGAAAACTGAACACGCTGTTGCAGAGAGCTCCACAGTGTCTTGGAAAGTTTATTGAGATTGCTGCCCGTAAGAAGCGAAATTTCATTTTGGATCAG aCAAATGTGTCTGCTGCTGCCCAGAGGAGAAAAATGTGCCTCTTTGCAGGCTTCCAACGAAAAGCTGTTGTAGTTTGCCCGAAAGATGAAGACTATAAgcaaagaacacagaagaaagcagaagtagagggaAAAGATCTACCAGAACATGCAGTTCTCAAAATGAAAG GAAACTTTACTCTGCCAGAAGTAGCTGAGTGCTTTGATGAAATAACCTATGTTGAACTTCAGAAGGAAGAAGCCCAGAAACTTTTGGAGCAAtataaagaagaaagcaaaaaggctCTTCCACCGGAAAAGAAACAGAACACAGGCTCAAAGAAGAGCAATAAAAATAAGAGCGGCAAGAACCAGTTTAACAGAGGCGGTGGCCATAGAGGACGCGGTGGATTCAATATGCGTGGTGGAAATTTCAGAGGAGGAG CTCCTGGGAATCGTGGTGGATATAACAGGAGGGGCAGTATGCCACAGAGAGGAGGTGGCGGTGGTGGCAGCGGTGGCATTGGCTATCCGTACCCTCGTGGCCCTGTCTTTCCCAGCCGCGGCGGCTACTCAAACAGAGGaaactacaacagagggggaaTGCCTAACAGAGGGAACTACAACCAG aacTTCAGAGGACGAGGAAACAATCGTGGCTACAAAAATCAATCTCAGGGCTACAACCAGTGGCAGCAGGGT CAATTCTGGGGTCAGAAGCCATGGAGTCAGCATTATCACCAAGGATATTATTGA
- the HNRNPU gene encoding heterogeneous nuclear ribonucleoprotein U isoform X2, with the protein MSSSPVNVKKLKVSELKEELKKRRLSDKGLKAELMERLQAALDDEEAGGRPAMEPGNGSLDLGGDSAGRSGAGLEQEAAAGGDDDEEEEEEEEEGIAALDGDQMELGEENGAAGAADSGPMEEEEAASEDENGDDQGFQEGEDELGEEEEGAGDENGHGEQQPQPPAAPQQQPQQQRGAAKEAAGKSSGPTSLFAVTVAPPGARQGQQQAGGDGKTEQKGGDKKRGVKRPREDHGRGYFEYIEENKYSRAKSPQPPVEEEDEHFDDTVVCLDTYNCDLHFKISRDRLSASSLTMESFAFLWAGGRASYGVSKGKVCFEMKVTEKIPVRHLYTKDIDIHEVRIGWSLTTSGMLLGEEEFSYGYSLKGIKTCNCETEDYGEKFDENDVITCFANFESDEVELSYAKNGQDLGIAFKISKEVLAGRPLFPHVLCHNCAVEFNFGQKEKPYFPIPEDYTFIQNVPLEDRVRGPKGPEEKKDCEVVMMIGLPGAGKTTWVTKHAAENPGKYNILGTNTIMDKMMVAGFKKQMADTGKLNTLLQRAPQCLGKFIEIAARKKRNFILDQTNVSAAAQRRKMCLFAGFQRKAVVVCPKDEDYKQRTQKKAEVEGKDLPEHAVLKMKGNFTLPEVAECFDEITYVELQKEEAQKLLEQYKEESKKALPPEKKQNTGSKKSNKNKSGKNQFNRGGGHRGRGGFNMRGGNFRGGAPGNRGGYNRRGSMPQRGGGGGGSGGIGYPYPRGPVFPSRGGYSNRGNYNRGGMPNRGNYNQNFRGRGNNRGYKNQSQGYNQWQQGQFWGQKPWSQHYHQGYY; encoded by the exons ATGAGTTCCTCGCCTGTTAATGTGAAAAAGCTGAAGGTGTCGGAGCTGAAGGAGGAGCTCAAGAAGCGGCGCCTGTCCGACAAGGGCCTCAAGGCCGAGCTCATGGAGCGTCTCCAGGCCGCGCTGGACGACGAGGAGGCCGGGGGCCGCCCCGCCATGGAGCCCGGGAACGGCAGCCTAGACCTGGGCGGGGATTCCGCCGGGCGCTCGGGAGCAGGCCTCGAGCAGGAGGCCGCGGCCGGCGGCGACGACgacgaggaggaagaggaggaggaggaggaagggatcgCCGCCTTGGATGGCGACCAGATGGAGCTCGGGGAGGAGAACGGCGCCGCGGGGGCGGCCGACTCGGGCCcgatggaggaggaagaggccgCCTCGGAGGACGAGAACGGCGACGACCAGGGCTTCCAGGAAGGGGAGGATGAGCTCGGCGAAGAGGAGGAAGGCGCGGGCGACGAGAACGGGCACGGGGAGCAGCAGCCTCAACCGCCGGCGGCGCCGCAGCAACAACCCCAGCAGCAGCGCGGGGCCGCCAAGGAGGCCGCGGGGAAGAGCAGCGGCCCCACGTCGCTGTTCGCGGTGACGGTGGCGCCGCCCGGGGCGAGGCAGGGCCAGCAGCAGGCGGGAG GAGACggcaaaacagaacagaaaggcGGAGATAAAAAGAGAGGTGTTAAAAGACCTCGAGAAGATCATGGCCGTGGCTATTTTGAGTACATTGAAGAGAACAAGTATAGCAG AGCCAAATCTCCTCAGCCACCTGTTGAAGAAGAAGATGAACACTTCGACGACACAGTGGTTTGTCTTGATACTT ATAATTGtgatctacattttaaaatatcaagagaTCGCCTCAGTGCTTCTTCCCTTACCATGGagagttttgcttttctttgggctggaggaagggcaTCTTATGGTGTGTCAAAAGGCAAAGTCTGTTTTGAGATGAAG GTTACAGAGAAGATCCCAGTGAGGCATTTATATACGAAAGATATTGATATACATGAAGTTCGGATTGGGTGGTCACTAACCACAAGTGGAATGTTGCTTG GTGAAGAAGAATTTTCTTATGGGTATTCtctaaaaggaataaaaacatgCAACTGTGAGACTGAAGATTATGGAGAGAAGTTTGATGAAAATGATGTGATTACATGTTTTGCT AACTTTGAAAGTGATGAAGTAGAACTCTCTTATGCAAAGAATGGACAAGATCTTGGCATTGCCTTCAAAATCAGTAAGGAAGTTCTTGCTGGACGACCACTCTTCCCACATGTTCTGTGCCACAACTGTGCAGTTGAATTTAATTTTGGTCAGAAGGAAAAGCCATATTTTCCAATACCTGAAGACTATACTTTTATCCAGAATGTCCCCTTGGAGGATCGAGTTAGAGGACCAAAGGGGCCTGAAGAGAAGAAAGATTGTGAA GTGGTTATGATGATTGGCTTGCCAGGAGCTGGAAAAACTACCTGGGTTACTAAACATGCAGCAGAAAATCCTGGTAAATACAACATTCTTGGAACAAACACCATAATGGATAAAATGATG gtggcAGGTTTTAAGAAGCAAATGGCAGATACTGGAAAACTGAACACGCTGTTGCAGAGAGCTCCACAGTGTCTTGGAAAGTTTATTGAGATTGCTGCCCGTAAGAAGCGAAATTTCATTTTGGATCAG aCAAATGTGTCTGCTGCTGCCCAGAGGAGAAAAATGTGCCTCTTTGCAGGCTTCCAACGAAAAGCTGTTGTAGTTTGCCCGAAAGATGAAGACTATAAgcaaagaacacagaagaaagcagaagtagagggaAAAGATCTACCAGAACATGCAGTTCTCAAAATGAAAG GAAACTTTACTCTGCCAGAAGTAGCTGAGTGCTTTGATGAAATAACCTATGTTGAACTTCAGAAGGAAGAAGCCCAGAAACTTTTGGAGCAAtataaagaagaaagcaaaaaggctCTTCCACCGGAAAAGAAACAGAACACAGGCTCAAAGAAGAGCAATAAAAATAAGAGCGGCAAGAACCAGTTTAACAGAGGCGGTGGCCATAGAGGACGCGGTGGATTCAATATGCGTGGTGGAAATTTCAGAGGAGGAG CTCCTGGGAATCGTGGTGGATATAACAGGAGGGGCAGTATGCCACAGAGAGGAGGTGGCGGTGGTGGCAGCGGTGGCATTGGCTATCCGTACCCTCGTGGCCCTGTCTTTCCCAGCCGCGGCGGCTACTCAAACAGAGGaaactacaacagagggggaaTGCCTAACAGAGGGAACTACAACCAG aacTTCAGAGGACGAGGAAACAATCGTGGCTACAAAAATCAATCTCAGGGCTACAACCAGTGGCAGCAGGGT CAATTCTGGGGTCAGAAGCCATGGAGTCAGCATTATCACCAAGGATATTATTGA
- the LOC128061554 gene encoding cytochrome c oxidase assembly protein COX20, mitochondrial isoform X1, producing MAAAPEPGEPGKGKPFKLLGILDVENIPCARDSVLYGSLGSVVAGLGHFLLTSRIRRSCDVGVGGFIVVTLGCWFHCRYNYAKLRIQERLAREGIKNKILYESTHLDPARKQTNGGSSGN from the exons ATGGCGGCTGCGCCGGAGCCCGGGGAACCCGGGAAGGGGAAG cCCTTTAAACTCCTAGGAATTTTAGATGTTGAAAACATTCCCTGTGCACGGGATTCGGTATTATATGGCTCATTAGGATCTGTTGTGGCTGGCCTTGGACATTTTTTGTTAACTA GCAGAATTAGAAGATCATGTGACGTTGGAGTAGGAGGATTTATCGTGGTGACTTTAGGATGCTG GTTCCACTGTAGGTATAATTATGCAAAGCTAAGAATCCAGGAAAGACTTGCCAGAGAAGGAATTAAAAACAAGATTTTATACGAAAGTACCCACCTTGATCCTGCAAGAAAACAGACCAATGGCGGCAGCAGCGGCAATTGA
- the LOC128061554 gene encoding cytochrome c oxidase assembly protein COX20, mitochondrial isoform X2: protein MAAAPEPFKLLGILDVENIPCARDSVLYGSLGSVVAGLGHFLLTSRIRRSCDVGVGGFIVVTLGCWFHCRYNYAKLRIQERLAREGIKNKILYESTHLDPARKQTNGGSSGN, encoded by the exons ATGGCGGCCGCACCCGAG cCCTTTAAACTCCTAGGAATTTTAGATGTTGAAAACATTCCCTGTGCACGGGATTCGGTATTATATGGCTCATTAGGATCTGTTGTGGCTGGCCTTGGACATTTTTTGTTAACTA GCAGAATTAGAAGATCATGTGACGTTGGAGTAGGAGGATTTATCGTGGTGACTTTAGGATGCTG GTTCCACTGTAGGTATAATTATGCAAAGCTAAGAATCCAGGAAAGACTTGCCAGAGAAGGAATTAAAAACAAGATTTTATACGAAAGTACCCACCTTGATCCTGCAAGAAAACAGACCAATGGCGGCAGCAGCGGCAATTGA